Proteins encoded together in one Polaribacter reichenbachii window:
- a CDS encoding glycoside hydrolase family 2 protein, whose protein sequence is MEIKRYLIIFITLFFSITVLSQKTEIIYLSGKDFKNPVQWDFMCTNGMNSKKWTTINIPSNWELQGFGEYTYGRWYKELNQKEPSKEEGFYKYQFKVPKDYKDKNITIVFGGAMTDTQVKINGKSAGEIHQGGFYEFKYDITSLVNFDKINLLEVHVAKHSSNKSVNAAERKTDWWLFGGIYRPVWLEISPKSFIKHIAVNAKMDGSLSADINFENIPKNPTIEATIVPVNDDKKHETKTIKLKVDKNFQKISTKWKDVNTWDPENPNMYTLNLSLKNNGKTIHTYSTKIGFRTLKFLKKDGIYLNDKKIIMKGISRHSIWPESGRSTDKSISILDVNLLKDMNINAVRFHYPVDKHFLEVCDSLGLLVLNELAGWQNGYDTKTGKKLIKETVQRDVNHPSVIIWDHGNEGGWNEENDAVFHQYDPQKRIVIHPWADFNGWDTHHYPTYLTGMHRFNNGENVFFPTEFMHGTYDNGIGAGLEDFWNRYKKSPLFAGAFIWTMLDEAVLRTDWKGEKKYDSKGNLAPDGVLGPHREKEGSFFAVKEIWSPIQFKPKKVTSTFDGSFLISNEYLFTNLSECKFEYRVLKTDNSVLYTHNKSKSIASKSIKSINIEPGETRKIKFDLPTNFFEGDWLEIKAYDKFNREIYTWTWPIHEAKYFTKKLFSFNKTNNKVSILKPGSKVILNSNSVSVSLDVLTGLITNIKNKKGNIPFKNGPKPIGMKAKVLNFKTEEFKDSVVCTFNYSGGIDHAKWTLFNDGRLKLKLILLKNAGRTNGFDGAFFEGQINKFGVTFDFPEEGVTSFKWLGNGPYRVWKNRIPGTEFGLWEKSYNKTITGESFENLVYPEFKGYHANFIAGNLKTETGNYKFFSENDHLFFRLFTPDLPKNSISKTFPQPKFPTGNISFMYEIPAMRAFKPIEHQGPESQPTNIRIKKGDDGIPMTLWFDFRNN, encoded by the coding sequence ATGGAAATTAAAAGATATTTAATCATTTTTATTACTTTGTTTTTTTCTATAACAGTATTATCTCAAAAAACAGAAATAATATATTTATCTGGTAAAGATTTTAAAAACCCTGTACAATGGGATTTTATGTGTACTAATGGTATGAATAGTAAAAAATGGACAACTATAAACATACCTTCTAACTGGGAATTGCAAGGTTTTGGAGAATATACTTATGGTAGGTGGTACAAAGAATTAAATCAAAAAGAACCAAGTAAAGAAGAAGGTTTTTACAAATATCAATTTAAAGTACCCAAAGACTATAAAGACAAAAATATTACTATTGTTTTTGGTGGTGCTATGACAGATACACAAGTAAAAATTAATGGTAAATCTGCAGGCGAAATTCATCAGGGTGGTTTTTATGAATTTAAATATGATATTACTTCTTTAGTAAATTTTGATAAAATAAATCTTTTAGAAGTTCATGTTGCAAAACATTCTAGTAATAAATCTGTAAATGCAGCAGAACGTAAAACAGATTGGTGGTTATTTGGAGGTATTTACAGACCTGTTTGGTTAGAAATTTCTCCTAAATCTTTTATAAAGCATATAGCTGTAAATGCTAAAATGGATGGTTCTTTAAGCGCAGATATCAATTTTGAAAACATACCTAAAAACCCAACTATTGAAGCAACGATTGTTCCTGTTAATGATGATAAAAAACATGAAACAAAAACGATAAAATTAAAAGTAGATAAAAATTTCCAAAAGATATCAACGAAGTGGAAAGATGTAAACACTTGGGATCCTGAAAACCCCAATATGTATACCTTAAACTTATCATTAAAAAATAATGGTAAAACTATTCATACGTACTCAACTAAAATAGGTTTTAGAACCCTAAAGTTTCTTAAAAAAGATGGCATTTATCTGAATGATAAAAAGATTATTATGAAAGGAATAAGTAGACATAGTATTTGGCCAGAATCAGGAAGAAGTACAGATAAATCTATTAGTATTCTAGATGTTAATTTATTAAAAGACATGAATATTAATGCTGTTCGTTTTCATTACCCAGTAGATAAACATTTTTTAGAAGTTTGTGATTCTTTAGGTTTGTTAGTTTTAAATGAACTTGCAGGTTGGCAAAATGGATATGATACAAAAACAGGAAAAAAGTTAATAAAAGAAACTGTTCAAAGAGATGTAAATCATCCTTCTGTTATTATCTGGGATCATGGAAATGAAGGGGGATGGAATGAAGAAAATGATGCAGTTTTTCATCAATATGACCCTCAAAAAAGAATTGTAATACATCCTTGGGCAGATTTTAATGGTTGGGACACACATCATTACCCTACTTATTTAACTGGTATGCATCGTTTTAATAATGGAGAAAATGTTTTTTTTCCTACAGAATTTATGCATGGAACTTACGATAATGGAATTGGTGCTGGTTTAGAAGACTTTTGGAATCGATACAAAAAAAGTCCGCTTTTTGCTGGAGCATTTATTTGGACGATGTTAGACGAAGCTGTTTTAAGAACAGATTGGAAAGGAGAAAAAAAGTATGATTCTAAAGGCAACTTAGCTCCAGATGGCGTTTTAGGGCCACATAGAGAAAAAGAAGGAAGCTTTTTTGCTGTAAAAGAAATTTGGTCTCCAATTCAGTTTAAACCTAAAAAAGTTACCTCAACTTTTGATGGTTCTTTTTTAATTAGCAACGAATATCTTTTTACCAATTTAAGCGAATGTAAATTTGAATATAGAGTTTTAAAGACTGATAATTCGGTTTTATATACCCACAATAAATCAAAAAGTATTGCATCAAAAAGTATAAAAAGTATAAATATTGAACCTGGCGAAACAAGAAAAATTAAATTTGATTTACCTACTAACTTTTTTGAAGGAGATTGGTTAGAAATCAAGGCCTATGATAAATTTAATAGAGAAATTTATACCTGGACTTGGCCCATTCATGAGGCTAAATATTTTACCAAAAAACTTTTTTCTTTTAACAAGACTAACAATAAAGTTAGTATTTTAAAACCGGGCTCAAAGGTTATTTTAAACAGTAACAGTGTTTCTGTTTCGCTAGATGTTTTAACAGGCCTTATAACAAACATTAAAAATAAAAAAGGTAATATTCCTTTTAAAAATGGACCTAAGCCTATTGGAATGAAAGCTAAAGTACTAAATTTTAAAACCGAAGAATTTAAAGATTCTGTAGTTTGTACTTTTAACTATTCTGGAGGAATTGATCATGCAAAATGGACATTATTTAATGATGGACGTTTAAAATTAAAGCTAATCTTATTAAAAAATGCAGGTAGAACAAATGGTTTTGACGGAGCTTTTTTTGAAGGACAAATAAATAAATTTGGTGTAACATTCGATTTTCCAGAAGAAGGTGTAACATCATTTAAATGGTTAGGAAATGGCCCTTATCGTGTATGGAAAAATAGAATTCCAGGAACAGAATTTGGACTTTGGGAAAAGAGTTATAATAAGACAATAACTGGAGAAAGTTTTGAGAATTTAGTATACCCAGAGTTTAAAGGATATCATGCTAATTTTATTGCAGGTAATCTTAAAACAGAAACAGGAAATTATAAATTTTTTAGTGAAAACGATCATTTATTTTTTAGGTTATTTACGCCTGATTTACCTAAAAACTCAATTTCTAAAACATTCCCGCAACCAAAATTTCCTACAGGTAATATTTCATTTATGTATGAAATACCAGCAATGAGAGCTTTTAAACCTATAGAACATCAAGGACCAGAAAGTCAGCCTACAAATATTAGAATAAAAAAGGGAGATGATGGAATACCAATGACTTTATGGTTCGATTTTAGAAATAACTAA
- a CDS encoding rhamnogalacturonan acetylesterase yields the protein MITKIFFKNIVFILIGMYQFLGVAQNNAITFNFDKSNSQSTHTNIQNSIIYSNNLGYGFDFNTGDNAQFNGTNLYGEENVYFSIKLPEGNYQIDITFGGSKASLSTIKAESRRLMVNQLFVDANKEFTKSFTVNVRSSKINDHQKIKLKKRELLHLNWDNKLTLEFLGNFAIKNIKITPVNNAKTIFLAGDSTVADQDLEPWASWGQFFTNYVNSNVVVANYASSGASLGSFKNRNRFEKILYSLRKDDFVFIEFGHNDEKIKGEGNGAWGLYMNLLKEFVTKIRQKGGIPILCTPTQRRLFYNNGKLKPTHGEFPDAMRKVAEDLDVYLIDVTKITTKMYETWGIENSKNAFVHYAANTFPGQTTELKDNTHFNSFGANEIAISIVQTIKNLNLPISKLLKKDIKYYNENDPHNFKNWTLPISAKFENTKPDGN from the coding sequence ATGATAACAAAGATTTTTTTTAAAAATATAGTATTTATTTTAATAGGTATGTATCAGTTTTTAGGTGTTGCTCAAAACAATGCCATAACTTTTAATTTTGATAAAAGCAATTCACAATCAACACATACTAATATTCAAAATTCAATAATTTATTCTAATAATTTAGGTTATGGGTTTGATTTTAATACTGGTGATAATGCACAATTTAATGGAACTAACTTATATGGAGAAGAAAACGTATATTTTTCTATAAAATTACCCGAAGGTAATTACCAAATTGACATTACTTTTGGAGGTAGTAAAGCATCATTATCAACAATAAAAGCAGAATCTAGAAGACTCATGGTAAATCAATTATTTGTTGATGCAAACAAAGAATTCACTAAAAGTTTTACGGTAAATGTAAGATCATCAAAAATTAATGATCATCAAAAAATTAAGCTAAAAAAGAGAGAACTTCTACACCTTAATTGGGATAACAAATTAACCTTAGAATTTCTAGGAAATTTTGCAATAAAAAATATTAAAATAACACCTGTTAACAATGCCAAAACCATTTTTTTAGCAGGAGATTCTACAGTAGCAGATCAAGATTTAGAGCCTTGGGCATCTTGGGGTCAGTTTTTTACAAATTATGTAAACAGTAATGTAGTAGTAGCAAATTATGCATCTTCAGGTGCTTCGTTAGGTTCTTTTAAAAATAGAAATCGTTTCGAAAAAATATTATATTCTCTTAGAAAAGATGATTTTGTTTTTATTGAATTTGGTCATAATGATGAAAAAATTAAAGGAGAAGGAAATGGTGCTTGGGGTTTATATATGAATTTACTAAAAGAATTTGTTACAAAAATTAGACAAAAAGGTGGAATACCTATTTTATGCACACCAACACAAAGAAGACTTTTTTACAACAATGGAAAATTAAAACCAACTCATGGAGAATTTCCTGATGCTATGAGAAAAGTTGCTGAAGACTTAGATGTTTATTTGATTGATGTAACAAAAATAACCACAAAAATGTATGAAACTTGGGGTATAGAAAATTCTAAAAATGCATTTGTACATTATGCCGCAAATACTTTTCCAGGACAAACAACAGAACTAAAAGACAATACCCACTTTAATAGTTTTGGTGCAAATGAAATTGCAATTTCTATAGTTCAAACAATTAAAAATTTAAACTTACCTATTTCTAAATTACTAAAAAAAGACATAAAATACTACAATGAAAATGATCCACACAATTTTAAAAACTGGACATTACCAATTAGTGCAAAATTTGAAAATACAAAACCAGATGGAAATTAA
- a CDS encoding glycoside hydrolase family 28 protein gives MKNLNLILVALLIISCGREKKSRNITFKPDWINQVGSQDISVKSKTYFVNDFGAKGDEKTLNTDAIQQAINECSKNGGGIVTFKPGVYLTGSIFIKSNIKFIIPKGTEIKGSENIKDYKEIDTRIAGIEMEWPAALINIRNQKNVSLEGEGIIDGQGKVHWDYYWDLRKNDYEPRGLRWIVDYDAKRPRTVLVSNSKNIFVKDLNIKRAGFWTVQILYSEYITVDGLLIQNNIGGHGPSTDGIDIDSSKWILVQNCDIDCNDDNFCLKAGRDWDGQRVNKSTEYVVIKDCIARQGAGLFTLGSETSGSIRHVYVSNIKGLGTKNGLNIKSATNRGGTVEDIYMENIQMDTVRTFIEVSMNWNPNYSYSKLPKEFNPDSIPVHWKKMLKKVEPEKGIPTFKNITINNVNVKGAKKAINVNGMEKSIIKNFTLNDVSISAETAGSINYSENWTLNNVKIITKDSTKVVLKNTSKINFNDDVYSKKDGSKIKN, from the coding sequence ATGAAAAATTTAAACTTAATTTTAGTTGCTTTACTAATTATTTCTTGTGGTCGAGAAAAAAAATCAAGAAATATTACCTTTAAACCAGATTGGATAAACCAAGTAGGCTCGCAAGATATTTCTGTAAAAAGTAAGACTTATTTTGTAAATGATTTTGGGGCAAAAGGAGATGAAAAAACATTGAACACAGATGCTATTCAACAAGCAATTAATGAATGTTCTAAAAATGGAGGAGGGATTGTTACTTTTAAGCCAGGTGTTTATTTAACGGGTTCTATCTTTATTAAAAGTAATATTAAATTTATTATTCCTAAAGGAACTGAGATTAAAGGAAGTGAAAATATAAAAGATTATAAAGAAATAGATACAAGAATTGCTGGTATAGAAATGGAATGGCCTGCAGCTTTAATAAATATTAGAAATCAAAAAAATGTTTCTCTAGAAGGTGAAGGAATTATTGATGGACAAGGAAAAGTACATTGGGATTATTATTGGGATTTACGAAAAAATGACTACGAACCAAGAGGCTTACGATGGATTGTAGACTACGATGCAAAAAGACCAAGAACTGTTTTAGTATCTAATTCTAAAAATATTTTTGTTAAAGATTTAAACATTAAAAGAGCAGGTTTTTGGACGGTACAAATATTATATTCAGAGTATATAACAGTTGATGGTTTATTAATTCAAAACAATATTGGAGGTCATGGGCCTAGTACTGATGGTATTGATATTGATTCTTCTAAATGGATTTTAGTCCAGAATTGTGATATTGATTGTAATGATGATAATTTCTGTTTAAAAGCAGGAAGAGATTGGGATGGCCAACGTGTAAACAAATCAACAGAATATGTAGTTATTAAAGATTGTATTGCAAGGCAAGGTGCAGGTCTTTTTACTTTAGGAAGCGAGACTTCTGGGAGTATACGTCATGTATATGTTTCTAATATTAAGGGTTTAGGTACTAAAAATGGATTAAATATTAAATCTGCAACCAATAGAGGAGGAACAGTAGAAGATATTTATATGGAAAACATTCAGATGGATACTGTAAGAACCTTTATAGAAGTTTCGATGAATTGGAATCCAAATTATAGTTACTCTAAATTACCAAAAGAGTTTAACCCTGATTCAATTCCAGTTCATTGGAAAAAGATGCTAAAAAAGGTAGAACCAGAAAAAGGAATACCGACTTTTAAAAATATTACCATAAATAATGTTAACGTCAAAGGTGCTAAAAAAGCCATTAATGTAAACGGTATGGAAAAATCAATTATAAAAAATTTTACTTTAAATGATGTTTCTATATCTGCAGAAACAGCTGGTAGCATTAATTACAGCGAAAATTGGACATTAAATAATGTGAAAATTATTACAAAAGATAGTACAAAGGTAGTTTTGAAAAACACATCAAAAATTAATTTTAATGATGATGTTTATTCAAAAAAAGACGGTTCAAAAATTAAAAATTAG
- the thrC gene encoding threonine synthase yields MNYYSLHHKSPNTTFKNAVVEGLAKDRGIYFPENITPLSKDFIDNISDYSNHEIAFEVIKQFVGNEIPTDILKEIIAETVSFDFPVVKVDDNIATLELFHGPTMAFKDVGAKFMAKCLEYFNRDNRDEVTVLVATSGDTGGAVANGFLGAKGVNVVILYPSGKVSDIQEKQLTTLGQNITALEVDGVFDDCQDMVKTAFLDEEISRTLTSANSINVARWLPQMFYFFFAYKELHKQHKDLVFSVPSGNFGNICAGIMAQKLGLPIKHFVASTNVNDTVPNYLEDGVYTPKPSKATISNAMDVGNPSNFIRIRELFNNDLETLKSAFSSYSFTDDETRATMKKIYENSGYIADPHGAVGYLGLKKHGLKENEFGVFLETAHPVKFLDVVEETLPVKVEIPEQIKKVIDNKKVAIKAASYEDLKAYLMK; encoded by the coding sequence ATGAACTATTACAGTTTACACCATAAATCACCAAATACAACTTTTAAAAACGCTGTTGTAGAAGGTTTAGCAAAAGATAGAGGAATCTATTTTCCAGAAAACATTACACCTTTATCAAAAGATTTTATCGATAATATTTCTGATTATTCCAATCACGAAATTGCTTTTGAAGTTATCAAACAATTTGTAGGTAATGAAATACCAACAGATATTTTAAAAGAAATTATTGCAGAAACTGTTTCTTTTGATTTTCCTGTAGTTAAGGTAGATGATAACATTGCAACCTTAGAATTATTTCACGGACCAACAATGGCTTTTAAAGATGTTGGTGCAAAATTTATGGCAAAATGCTTGGAGTATTTTAATAGAGATAATCGTGATGAAGTTACTGTTTTAGTTGCCACTTCAGGCGATACAGGTGGTGCTGTTGCCAATGGTTTTTTAGGTGCAAAAGGTGTTAATGTCGTTATTTTATATCCTTCAGGAAAAGTAAGCGATATTCAAGAAAAACAGTTAACTACTTTAGGACAAAATATTACAGCTTTAGAAGTAGATGGTGTTTTTGATGATTGCCAAGATATGGTAAAAACTGCTTTTTTAGATGAAGAAATTTCAAGAACCTTAACCTCTGCAAACTCTATAAATGTTGCACGTTGGTTGCCACAAATGTTTTACTTTTTCTTTGCTTATAAAGAATTACACAAACAACATAAAGATCTTGTTTTTTCTGTACCAAGTGGAAATTTCGGTAATATTTGTGCAGGAATTATGGCGCAAAAATTAGGTTTACCCATTAAACATTTTGTTGCATCAACAAACGTAAATGACACTGTACCTAATTATTTAGAAGACGGAGTTTACACACCAAAACCATCGAAAGCAACAATTTCTAATGCTATGGATGTTGGTAACCCAAGTAACTTTATTAGAATTAGAGAATTGTTTAATAATGATTTAGAAACTTTAAAAAGTGCTTTTTCATCATATAGTTTTACTGATGATGAAACTCGTGCCACAATGAAAAAGATCTATGAAAATTCGGGTTATATTGCAGACCCTCATGGAGCAGTTGGTTACTTAGGTTTAAAAAAACACGGATTAAAAGAAAACGAGTTTGGTGTATTTTTAGAAACTGCGCATCCTGTTAAATTTTTAGATGTTGTAGAAGAAACGTTACCTGTAAAAGTTGAAATTCCGGAGCAAATTAAAAAAGTAATTGACAATAAAAAAGTGGCTATTAAAGCTGCTTCTTATGAAGATTTGAAAGCATATTTAATGAAATAA
- a CDS encoding homoserine kinase, with protein MDYLKIFSPATVANVSCGYDSLGFAVDAIGDEMTFTKSPNLGVEITNITGADLTYDVDKNAASAVVQKILLEANADFGVQLTIHKGFSPGSGLGSSAASAAGAAFGANQLLGNIYSELELTKFAMFGEEVACGSAIADNVAAAIYGGFVLIRSYEPLEIIKLPVPNELRLVAIHPQIEIKTKDAREVLPKEILLKDAVTQWANVGGLISGLHSNNYNLISNSLVDIIVEPYRKKLIPYFDEVKNAAIEAGALGAGISGSGPTIFALCKGDEIQKEVYNAIEKSYRDKGIDFELYASKVNPVGIKII; from the coding sequence ATGGATTATTTAAAAATATTTTCTCCTGCAACAGTAGCCAACGTTTCTTGTGGTTATGATTCTTTAGGTTTTGCTGTAGATGCTATTGGTGATGAAATGACATTTACCAAATCACCAAATTTAGGGGTAGAGATAACGAATATAACAGGTGCAGATTTAACTTATGATGTTGATAAAAATGCTGCAAGCGCTGTGGTTCAAAAAATATTGTTAGAAGCAAATGCAGATTTTGGCGTACAACTTACTATTCATAAAGGTTTTTCTCCTGGAAGTGGATTGGGTAGTTCTGCTGCAAGTGCTGCTGGTGCTGCTTTTGGCGCAAATCAATTATTAGGCAATATCTATTCTGAATTAGAACTCACAAAATTTGCAATGTTTGGAGAAGAAGTTGCTTGCGGAAGCGCAATTGCAGATAATGTTGCAGCTGCAATTTACGGTGGTTTTGTATTAATTAGAAGTTACGAGCCATTAGAAATCATAAAATTGCCTGTACCCAATGAATTAAGATTGGTAGCCATTCATCCGCAGATAGAAATTAAAACCAAAGACGCTAGAGAAGTTTTACCAAAAGAAATTCTTTTAAAAGATGCAGTTACACAATGGGCAAATGTTGGTGGATTAATTTCTGGCTTACACTCTAATAACTATAATTTAATCAGTAATTCTTTAGTAGATATTATTGTAGAACCTTATCGTAAAAAGTTAATTCCTTATTTTGATGAAGTAAAGAATGCTGCTATAGAAGCAGGAGCTTTGGGCGCAGGAATTTCTGGTTCTGGACCCACAATTTTTGCACTTTGTAAAGGTGATGAAATTCAGAAAGAAGTTTATAATGCCATCGAAAAAAGTTACAGAGATAAAGGAATTGATTTTGAACTTTACGCATCCAAAGTAAATCCTGTAGGAATAAAAATAATTTAA